In Ornithinibacter aureus, the genomic stretch CCACCCGACAACCGGCGGGCCGTCGTACCTCGTCGTCGAGCTCAAGCAGTGGAGTCACGCCGAGCAGTTCGAGGACAGCGACTCCTTGGTCCGCATCGAGGAATACGGGTCGAGACCCGTCACCCACCCCGCCCTCCAGGTCCGCGACTACTGCGACTACCTCCTCGGTTTCACCGCCGTCCTCGCCGACGACCCCGAGTCTCTCGCGGGAGTCGCCTACCTGCACAACGCCACCGACTCCGGCGTCGAAGACCTCTTCCGCCTCCCCGGCGACCGACTGGGCTCGGTCTTCACGGGGCAGCGTCGCGGCGAGTTCCAGGAGTTCCTCAAGACCCGCTTCGCTCCGGGTGTGAGCGGGGCATCGGATGCCGACCGCCTCCTTGGCAGCCGCATCGCACCATCAAAGCAACTGCTCGCGGTCGCGGCCGAGGAGGTGCAGCGCCGCGAGATGTTCGTGCTGCTCGACGAGCAGCGCGACGCCTACAACTACGTGCTGCACGCGGTCGAGCGGGCTCGGCGCTCCAACACCAAGACCGCGGTGATCGTCTCTGGCGGCCCGGGGAGCGGCAAGAGCGTGATCGCGTTGTCCCTGCTCGGTGAGATGTCGAGGCAGGGTCGCACGGTCCTGCACGCCACCGGGTCGCGGTCGTTCACCCAGACCTTGCGCAAGGTCGCCGGCAAGCGGGCACCACGGGTGCAGAAGATGTTCCAGTACTTCAACTCGTTCGCGGGCGCCTTCCCCAACGACCTCGACGCCCTGATCCTCGACGAGGCACACCGCATCCGTGAGACCTCTGCCTCTCGCTGGACCCGGGCCGAGCACCGCACCGGCAAGCCGCAGGTGGAAGAACTGTTGGATGCTGCCCGCGTGCCGGTGTTCCTCCTCGACGAGTTCCAGGTCGTGCGCCCCGGCGAGAAGGGAACCACCGCTGATATCGAGGGGCACGCGGCCGCTCACGGCATCGAGGTCGTCAAGATCGACCTCGACGCCCAGTTCCGGTGTGGTGGGTCGCAGGAGTACGTGACCTGGGTCAAGCGCCTGCTCGAACTGGTGCCCGGCGGCACAGGCGGCACGGGCGACCAGATTGAATGGGCGGGCGACGAGCACTTCGACGTCGAGGTGGTCGACTCGCCGTACGAGATGGAGGCCTACCTCGCGACCAAGCTCGAGGGCGGCTACTCCGCGCGGATGGCGGCCGGGTACTGCTGGCCGTGGAGCGACCCACGACCCGATGGCTCGCTGGTCCCGGATGTCCGCATCGGCGAGTGGGCCAAGCCGTGGAACCTCAAGGGAGACCGCGCGATCGGCGGCGCCCCCGCTGCTGCGCTCTGGGCGACCGACCCCGCCGGCTTCGGCCAGGTCGGCTGTGTCTACACCGCCCAGGGCTTCGAGTACGACTACGCCGGAGTCATCCTCGGCCCCGACCTCGTGTGGCGCGACGGCAAGTGGGTCGCGGTTCGAGCTGCGAACAAGGACCCCGACTTCCGGAACCGCACGACGGTGAGCGACGCCGACTTCGACCGCCTCGTCCGCAACGTCTACAAGGTCCTGCTGACACGCGGCATGCGAGGCGTCGCGATCCTCTCCACCGACCACGAAACCCACGAGCGCCTGCAGAAGCTCGCAACGTAGCAACCGCTCAACGGCTTCCAACCGGAAGCTCGCCAACGACCAGCACCACACGGCCCGACCGGCTTCCGCTCTAGGACATGCCACCACCCGTGATCACACGGGAAGGGCCCTGCCCTCATGACGAGTTGGATCGTCGCCATTGCCAATACCCATCCTCAGCACTGGAAGATCGCTGCGCGCCACGGCTTCTGGGACATGACGAAGCGGGTGGACATACAACGCGGGGACACCGTGTACTTCTGGCTGACCAAGGGCAGCCTTGTCAGCAAGACCACCGCCACGAGCGACGCCGCGAAGATCTACAAGGCGGACGCACTGCCCTGGGAGGACTCCGGCGTCCGCTCGTACACCACCCGCTTCCACTTCGTGGTCGACTCGGACCAGCCGATCGCGCAGCCCTCGTGGACCGTCGTCGCGCGAAGTGCGGGCCCGGGCCGGACTGAACTTCGGGCCGCAGCGCATCGACTCGCCGGAGGGCGAGGCCTACCTTGCCGACCAGTTCCCATCGTCTTCAGTGCCCCCGGTCGACATCGAGATCGACGAGACCCTCCGCGTCGAGATCGACGAGACCCTCCGCGTCGAGGTCGAGAGCCTTCTCGGCGAGGACCTGCGTGAGCGAGCGCAGAGAACGATCGCACTGCGCCAAGGTCAGCCCGCCTTTCGCAATGCGCTCCTTACGGCCTATGAGTGGACGTGCTGCGTAACGGGGTACCGAACCGAATCAGTGCTTGAGGCCGCGCATATCTCTCCCTACAAGGGGCATCACACCAACGACGTGACCAACGGATTGCTCCTGCGTGCCGACATCCACACGCTCTTCGACCGATACCTGATCACTGTCACCACCGACCTCAAGGTCAAGGTTGCGCCCAGCCTCGCCGCCACGCCGTACATGGACCTCGACAGCCAACCCTTGGCGGTGGTGCCAGCGATGTACGTCCAACGCCCGGCAACAGCCTCGCTCGCGGCACACCTTCGGCTCTGTCACTGGTACGAGGACGAAGCGGTCGTGTCGTTATAGGAGGCCAGGGACCGTGACAGGTCTCAGGCCCCCGACCCCCGTGTCATGGGGACGACGGCTGAACTACTGCTCGAGGAAGACTGCGTATGCGATCTCGAGGAGATCGCTCGCCGGGCGCTCTCGCCGCACCGACGGCAGCACCATCAGCGGTTGCCCATGACGCTCTTGCAGCCCGTGCCGCAGCATCGGCCCATCGATTTCATCAAGCAAGTCCGACCTGATCTGCACAACGTAGTCCGGTCGCACCCCCAGGATGTGGGTGTCGAACGCAGCGTGATGAATCTTGCAGAGTGACAGGCCATTGCGAATGCCGGCCACTCCCGCCTCTTCTCGGTCTGGGACGATGTGGGCTGCGTCCAACAACTGGCGATGGCCGAGCGCGCACACTGCGCAGCGGGACTCGTACGCGCGCATCACGGTGGCGCGAAAGATCGGCTGGTGAAGCCGACGCTTGGTCTCGACGGTGACGTATCGCTTCAGCGCTTCCTCCAGGGCACCGTGTGGCTGGATCGCCCCATCAGTCACCGCGTCGACGATGAACTGTAGGTGTTCAGGCTCCTCCCCCACGATGTACACGGGAAAGGTCGGAAGATAGACCCCGGGGCCGACGCCGAAGAACCAAATCAGGGGCAGCTTGCGATCCATGGCCGCACGCAGTGCGCGGTTCTCGGGATGCTGTGGATCGGTGCCGCGGAACTTGTAGCGCATGAGGCCATCGGAGCCCCGGCCGTCCGCGTAAGGGCGCTCGGCACCGTCGGGCCGGTACACAGTGCGGAACGACAGCGCGGCGTCGAGGACCGCGGGCTTGCGAATCCCACGTTGCATGTCCATGAGCGGCAGAGGTGCGCCGCGGAACCTGAAGTCCTTGAGCTCCTCGGTGGTGAGGGGTTCAGCGCCGTCGTTGGTCCGCCGGCCCAGCCAGTCCATCGCTGCATGGCGTAGGTGTAGGTCCTCCGCTCGCCCCCATCCAACCGCCATGCGGACAGCTTGCCAGGCCCCACAAAGCTTGGCCGGACTACGCGCTCATGAATCGGCTATCCATGTGCCAGGCAACGGCATCGGAACTCGGCCGATCGACTTTGCGATCCGGGAGCGCAATCACTGCCCCCTGCTTGCTGTAGAACTCGTCGCCGTTGCCAAAGTCACTCCGACCCGACTCGTGCCACTTGACGGATAGGGCGCGGCGCTAGCGGCAAAGGTGCTGGTCAGGGCCTCGGTCGTGGTCGGGATGACACACCCCGGGGTCGGTAGTGTCGGGCTCGTGGTGTTCGTGCGGAAGTCCCCGGGTCGCACTGGGAGCACCAAGGTTCAAATCGCGGAGCGTCGTGCCGGCCGGGATGTCGTCCTTGAGCACGTGGGCACGGCCCGCAGCGAGGGCGAGTTGGCGGTGCTGATGGCTGAGGCCCGTCGACGACTGCGGCCCGGGCAGGAAGCGTTCGACCTGGACGGGGTGGGCCTGGAGCAGGAAGGCCTGCCGCAGCGGCCCGGAGTGATCACGGGCAAGCGGTCCGCGGTGCTCTGGCAGGTCCTGTCGAGCGTGTACGCGCGGCTGGGGTTCGACGTGGTGGGCGACGAGGCGTTCAAGCAGCTGGTGCTCGCCCGTATCGTGGAGCCCACGAGCAAGGCCGACTCGCTGCGGGTGCTCGACGAGCTCGGGGTGGTGCACGGGTCGCTGCGCACGATGTTCCGCTCCCTGGCCCGCGCCCAGGAGCGCGGCTACCGCGACACGGTCGCGTCCGCGTGCTTCGCCCACGCCTCCACCAGCGGGGACGTCTCGCTGTGCCTGTACGACGTGACCACGTTGTACTTCGAGGCCGAACACGAGGACGAGCTGCGCAAGGTCGGCTACTCCAAGGAACGCCGCGTGGACCCGCAGATCATTGTCGGGCTGCTGGTGGACCGGGCCGGGTTCCCGTTGGAGATCGGCTGCTGGGAGGGCAACAAGGCTGAGACGACCACGATGCTCCCGATCATCCGCCAGTTCCAGGCCCGGCACAGCATTCAGGCCATGGTCGTGGTCGCCGACGCCGGGATGCTGTCCGCGGGCAACCTCAAAGACCTGCACGAGGCCGGGCTGCGGTTCATCGTCGGCTCCAGGGCCACCAAGGCCCCGGCCGACCTGGCCTCGCACTTTCGCTGGCACGGGGACGCGTTCACCGACGCTCAGGTCATCGACACCATCACCCCGCGGGTGGCCACCACCACCGCGCGCGGTGTCAACGACGAGAAGAAGCGTGCCGAGCCGGTGTGGGACCCGGCCGTGCACGAACGGTCGTGGCGGGCGGTGTGGGCGTACTCGGCCAAACGCGCCGCCAGGGACGCCAAGACGCTGACGTTGCAGGAGAACCGCGCCAAAGCGGTGATCGCCAGGGAGAAGGCTGCCCGCACCCCGCGGTTCGTGACCGTCAAGAACGGCTCACGCAGCCTGGACGAGACCTCGCTGGCGCGGGCGCGTCGCGTGGTCGGGCTCAAGGGGTACGTCACCAACATCCCCGCGACGGTGATGCCCGCCGGTGAAGTCATCGCCAGCTACCACGAGCTGTGGCACGTCGAAGCGTCGTTCCGGATGAGCAAGAGCGACCTGCGAGCCCGCCCGATCTTCCACCACACCCGCGACGCGATCGAGGCCCACCTCACCATCGTGTTCGCCGCGCTGGCCGTCGCCCGCTACCTGCAGGACACCACGGGGATGAGCATCAAGAAGATCGTCAACACCCTGCGACCGCTGCAACACGTCACCGTCCGCATCGCCGGCCACGAACACCTCGCCCACGACCCGCTCACCCCAACGGCAGAAACGATCCTCGACGCACTCGACCTCCGCGCTCAGTGACACACCCCGGTGGCACGAGTCGGGCGCAATCACTGCCCCCTGCTTGCTGTAGAACTCGTCGCCGTTGCCAAAGTCACTCCGAAGACGAGGACTCACCCTGAGTCGGTGCCGCTCGTCGATTCCCAGATATCCACGATCAAAGAGGATGTGCACGTCGGATCGCAGAAGGAGGCCGTTGTCCACGCGATGTTGCCCGTTCTCAGCAACAGGCCGAATGTGCGCTGCTTGAAGCACCGGCTCCACTCGATTCCCCGTGATCGCGCACCGGCGGTGATACGACGTCAGGACAAGGGACTTGAAGGCCTGTTGCCCGACTCGCGGAACCGTGAGCACTGGCAGACCTCGTGTTGAGCCGAGGACTTCCAGGGGTCCGCCCTCCGCCCTGACGAACGAGTTCCCTAGGAGTTCCTGGAGACCTCCCTCGAGGGCAGAGCTGGAGGCCAACTGATACGTCTTGAAACGCACGATGCTCTTCGCGAAGTCTTCGGGGGCAGGGAGGGTCGAATGCTCCGGGGCGAAGAAGAGGTCGCGGAGCAGCACGCAGCCAATCTCCATCCGCGGATCGGGTTGCGCCTTGCGGTAGTGCGCGATCCGAGTCGTCAGCTCGCCGAGACTCGCTACTCCGTTTCCCTCTCCATGAATCTCCCAGGCCTCTTGGATGGTGAGGCGGGTGAACCCGCTGAAGAATCCACCGCCGACGAGTCTGTTGGCGGGCCAGTGCGTCTTGAAGAGAAAGGGTTCGCCGGTGGCCAGGGCGCCGAAGCCTGACTTTCCCGACGGCAGCCAGAAGTTGGCCTCAGTCAGGTGCGGTCTATCTCGAAGGAACGCCGCCCACTCGTTGTCGGTGACCCCCACCACGGCTTTCATGACCGGACCGTATGCCGGAACGCTCGCACGGTCAACGACGCTCGGCCGCAGCCAGTCCTATCCGATGAAACACAAACGGCTGAGGGCCCGAGCGCATTGCGCTCAGGCCCTCAGCCGTGGACCGTGCTGGGTCAGCTGCCAGTTCTCATCCAGTTGTCGTTCCAGTTCTCACTTCACTGTCACCAGCGAATCTAGCGGGTGCGTCTGCCGATGCGTCGCCGGGAGGCGCGTGTCGCTAAGCCGGTTCGGCTTGGGTGAGGGCGGGGGCGATCTTGTCCGCGATGGTGTCGATGCCGTCTTGGGCGGTGGTGAACCCGGCCAGGTCGGGAAGGATGCCGGAGTATTCCTTCACATCGTCGAACGTGACGCCGTGAAGCACAGGGATGAGGGTGGGCTTGTTGAGGAGCACGCCGAGCTCGCGCTGTGTCCAGAACCGTCCGGCGAGGTAGGCGGCGGTCAGGACCGCGATGCCGGCGCGGGCTTTCCGCAGCCCGGAGTCCATCTGTAGGGACTGGGACTTGCCGGGTTGGATCGCCACCGCGTCGATCCACACGCTGACGCCTCGTTCTTCGAGGGCTGCAGCGAGCGTCTTGGCGGTGTCCTCACCGTCGATTCGGGCGTAGCTGAGGAACACGTCGTACTCGCGGCCGTCGTCAAAGTTGATTGCGCCGTGAACCCGGTCTACCAGCGCCCGTTCCACGGGCTGATAGGTGACGGTTCTCGTTGACGGGCTGGACAGGCGACGGTTGATGTCCGCGATGACCTTCTGGTTGTGCTGTTCGGCTTTGCGGTTGTAGTCGTCCACGGCCTTCTTGTTCGCACGGTTCACCCGGTCGATCTCGCGACGGTTGTGCTGGTCAACTCTCCGGTTGTAGTCGTCCACCTTGCGCTTGTTCTCGCGATTCACCCGGTCCACTTCGCGTTGTATGTCCCGTTGTGCTTTGCGTGCCGCTTCTCGCAGTCGCCGGTTGTACTCGCTCGCGCTCATCGCCATGTCCCTGCCGCCGCCCTTCAATGCTGGCCGTTCACCGATACCAGGACCGTAGCCGCGACCTCTGACACAACTGAGTCAGGTTTCGCCGTGGGGAGGTTCCCTCGTCTGCGCACGGCCGTCCTCGACGGCATCGTCTCCGACTGGAGCAAGACGTTGGGCCGTTGCCTGACGGTTTGCGTCTGCCCACGCGTCCATACTGTCGGGGTTGTTTCGTACCCATTCGGCCACGTTCTGGCGTGCTTGGGCGTCCCCATCGGCGAACCCGCGCTGGTAGGCGGTAGTCGCGTCCACAACTTCCGGCACGGAGGTCCGCCGAGCATGATGCAGTCCGGCAGCCCAGCCCAAAGCGAACGACCCGAACGCGCCGGCCAGGATTCCTACGAGCAGCTCAACTGGCATGGGCGCCGTATCGGCCGGTGAGCGGGCGGGGTCACTGGTCAGCCCGGTTGGCCGTCGGCATCATCGGCGGGCGGGTCAGCCTCGTCCTGATCTCCCTCGTCGTCGGGTTCGAGGGGGCGGAGCATGTCTAGCCATTCATCGTCG encodes the following:
- a CDS encoding DUF2075 domain-containing protein codes for the protein MTLYRQSVAGFSPVEAHLADLLAEQMTLRTGRTPSTGEYRSWQRSIPALRADLLSAGLGDVEMLVEYQLPLTSKRADVVLAGRHPTTGGPSYLVVELKQWSHAEQFEDSDSLVRIEEYGSRPVTHPALQVRDYCDYLLGFTAVLADDPESLAGVAYLHNATDSGVEDLFRLPGDRLGSVFTGQRRGEFQEFLKTRFAPGVSGASDADRLLGSRIAPSKQLLAVAAEEVQRREMFVLLDEQRDAYNYVLHAVERARRSNTKTAVIVSGGPGSGKSVIALSLLGEMSRQGRTVLHATGSRSFTQTLRKVAGKRAPRVQKMFQYFNSFAGAFPNDLDALILDEAHRIRETSASRWTRAEHRTGKPQVEELLDAARVPVFLLDEFQVVRPGEKGTTADIEGHAAAHGIEVVKIDLDAQFRCGGSQEYVTWVKRLLELVPGGTGGTGDQIEWAGDEHFDVEVVDSPYEMEAYLATKLEGGYSARMAAGYCWPWSDPRPDGSLVPDVRIGEWAKPWNLKGDRAIGGAPAAALWATDPAGFGQVGCVYTAQGFEYDYAGVILGPDLVWRDGKWVAVRAANKDPDFRNRTTVSDADFDRLVRNVYKVLLTRGMRGVAILSTDHETHERLQKLAT
- a CDS encoding HNH endonuclease, which gives rise to MRARAGLNFGPQRIDSPEGEAYLADQFPSSSVPPVDIEIDETLRVEIDETLRVEVESLLGEDLRERAQRTIALRQGQPAFRNALLTAYEWTCCVTGYRTESVLEAAHISPYKGHHTNDVTNGLLLRADIHTLFDRYLITVTTDLKVKVAPSLAATPYMDLDSQPLAVVPAMYVQRPATASLAAHLRLCHWYEDEAVVSL
- a CDS encoding HNH endonuclease; amino-acid sequence: MDWLGRRTNDGAEPLTTEELKDFRFRGAPLPLMDMQRGIRKPAVLDAALSFRTVYRPDGAERPYADGRGSDGLMRYKFRGTDPQHPENRALRAAMDRKLPLIWFFGVGPGVYLPTFPVYIVGEEPEHLQFIVDAVTDGAIQPHGALEEALKRYVTVETKRRLHQPIFRATVMRAYESRCAVCALGHRQLLDAAHIVPDREEAGVAGIRNGLSLCKIHHAAFDTHILGVRPDYVVQIRSDLLDEIDGPMLRHGLQERHGQPLMVLPSVRRERPASDLLEIAYAVFLEQ
- a CDS encoding IS1634 family transposase, with protein sequence MVFVRKSPGRTGSTKVQIAERRAGRDVVLEHVGTARSEGELAVLMAEARRRLRPGQEAFDLDGVGLEQEGLPQRPGVITGKRSAVLWQVLSSVYARLGFDVVGDEAFKQLVLARIVEPTSKADSLRVLDELGVVHGSLRTMFRSLARAQERGYRDTVASACFAHASTSGDVSLCLYDVTTLYFEAEHEDELRKVGYSKERRVDPQIIVGLLVDRAGFPLEIGCWEGNKAETTTMLPIIRQFQARHSIQAMVVVADAGMLSAGNLKDLHEAGLRFIVGSRATKAPADLASHFRWHGDAFTDAQVIDTITPRVATTTARGVNDEKKRAEPVWDPAVHERSWRAVWAYSAKRAARDAKTLTLQENRAKAVIAREKAARTPRFVTVKNGSRSLDETSLARARRVVGLKGYVTNIPATVMPAGEVIASYHELWHVEASFRMSKSDLRARPIFHHTRDAIEAHLTIVFAALAVARYLQDTTGMSIKKIVNTLRPLQHVTVRIAGHEHLAHDPLTPTAETILDALDLRAQ
- a CDS encoding toll/interleukin-1 receptor domain-containing protein — protein: MSASEYNRRLREAARKAQRDIQREVDRVNRENKRKVDDYNRRVDQHNRREIDRVNRANKKAVDDYNRKAEQHNQKVIADINRRLSSPSTRTVTYQPVERALVDRVHGAINFDDGREYDVFLSYARIDGEDTAKTLAAALEERGVSVWIDAVAIQPGKSQSLQMDSGLRKARAGIAVLTAAYLAGRFWTQRELGVLLNKPTLIPVLHGVTFDDVKEYSGILPDLAGFTTAQDGIDTIADKIAPALTQAEPA